A window from Mogibacterium neglectum encodes these proteins:
- the allB gene encoding allantoinase AllB: protein MYDLLIKSGQVVTPDLVQEANIAVKDGKIAAILAKGDEPEATNVIDAAGKQVFPGAIDTHAHLNDPGYEWREDYEHGTAAAVVGGYTTVIDMPLQNEPALTTPEIFDAKLAKVQPNAYSDFAFWGGLVPGNLDQLKGLDERGVIAFKSFLGPVSPDYSPLTYGQAYQAMKIIKEFGGMAGFHCEDFAMIKEGERAQKEAGNLTWRGFLDSRTPASEIVATETVVEIAKELECRAHICHVSHPAAAEKVYEAQCEGYQVSAETCGHYLSFTEEDVLKNGPLFKCAPPLRTEADVEGMWMCVESGVFAGLASDHSPCTYDEKFNEILGQKIENVFDVWGGISGIQSGIQAIYSEGVIKRGVDPRVLANSWAKLPAEAFHIYGKKGDIKVGFDADIVIIDPEREWEITADSLYYVNKISAFVGMKGKGLPVATFVRGELMAEDGKLVGQKGTGELVKRLF, encoded by the coding sequence ATGTATGATTTATTAATTAAGAGCGGACAGGTAGTTACACCTGATCTAGTTCAGGAGGCTAATATTGCTGTCAAAGATGGCAAGATCGCAGCTATCCTAGCAAAGGGTGATGAACCTGAAGCGACTAATGTAATTGATGCAGCTGGCAAGCAGGTTTTTCCTGGAGCTATCGACACTCATGCTCATCTTAATGACCCGGGTTATGAGTGGAGAGAAGATTATGAGCATGGAACCGCAGCAGCTGTAGTTGGCGGATATACAACCGTTATTGATATGCCACTTCAAAATGAACCAGCGCTCACGACACCTGAGATTTTCGACGCTAAGTTAGCAAAGGTTCAACCTAATGCGTACTCTGACTTTGCGTTCTGGGGCGGCCTTGTTCCTGGTAATCTTGACCAGCTGAAGGGACTCGATGAGCGAGGAGTAATCGCTTTCAAGTCATTTCTTGGGCCAGTTTCACCAGACTATTCACCGTTGACATATGGTCAGGCATATCAGGCTATGAAAATCATTAAGGAGTTTGGTGGCATGGCTGGATTTCATTGCGAAGATTTTGCGATGATCAAAGAAGGGGAAAGGGCTCAGAAAGAAGCTGGTAATCTAACGTGGAGAGGTTTTCTCGATTCAAGAACTCCAGCATCGGAAATCGTAGCGACAGAAACCGTAGTAGAAATTGCGAAGGAGCTCGAGTGCCGTGCACACATCTGTCACGTGAGCCATCCGGCAGCTGCCGAGAAGGTATATGAGGCGCAGTGTGAAGGATATCAGGTGTCTGCTGAGACATGCGGACATTACCTATCATTTACAGAAGAAGATGTACTAAAAAATGGTCCACTTTTCAAGTGTGCTCCTCCTCTTAGAACTGAGGCAGATGTGGAAGGTATGTGGATGTGCGTGGAATCAGGTGTTTTCGCTGGATTAGCATCAGATCATTCACCTTGTACATATGATGAGAAGTTCAATGAAATTTTAGGACAGAAGATAGAGAATGTATTTGACGTATGGGGTGGAATTAGTGGCATTCAGAGTGGTATTCAGGCGATTTACTCTGAGGGAGTCATTAAGCGCGGAGTTGACCCACGTGTCCTTGCTAACTCATGGGCTAAGCTACCTGCTGAGGCATTCCATATTTATGGAAAGAAAGGTGATATCAAGGTTGGCTTTGACGCTGATATCGTGATCATCGATCCAGAGAGGGAATGGGAGATTACAGCTGATTCACTATACTATGTAAATAAGATTTCTGCATTTGTAGGAATGAAAGGTAAGGGTTTACCTGTAGCTACTTTCGTAAGAGGAGAGCTAATGGCAGAAGACGGTAAGCTTGTTGGTCAGAAGGGCACAGGCGAACTGGTTAAGAGACTATTCTAA
- a CDS encoding nitroreductase family protein, whose amino-acid sequence MSLLTTMQKRRSVRKYNAEPVTEKELNDIVSAALLAPNGKGLRPWEFVVIRDKNTLRELINCRKGGAKMLETANVAIAVYSDSDKTDTYTEDSSIAMTHMLLEASSLGLGAVWLQIRLRPSNEEGVTAEEFLNARINPPKNMQVEALLVLGHVDEQPETQELPSFPSDKIHNEKW is encoded by the coding sequence ATGAGTTTACTAACAACAATGCAAAAGAGACGCAGTGTCCGTAAGTATAACGCTGAACCTGTTACAGAAAAAGAATTAAATGATATTGTTTCAGCTGCCCTGCTCGCCCCAAACGGCAAGGGACTTAGACCTTGGGAATTTGTAGTTATCAGAGACAAGAATACTCTTAGAGAACTTATAAACTGTCGCAAGGGTGGTGCAAAGATGCTCGAGACAGCTAATGTTGCCATTGCAGTTTACTCTGATTCAGATAAGACTGATACATATACGGAGGATAGCTCAATTGCTATGACTCACATGCTACTCGAGGCGTCCAGTCTTGGCTTAGGTGCAGTTTGGCTTCAGATTCGTCTTCGCCCTTCGAACGAGGAAGGTGTTACCGCCGAGGAGTTTCTAAACGCAAGAATAAACCCACCTAAGAATATGCAAGTGGAGGCATTGTTAGTGCTCGGTCATGTTGATGAACAGCCTGAAACTCAGGAGCTTCCAAGTTTTCCTTCAGATAAGATTCATAATGAAAAATGGTAA
- a CDS encoding DUF2877 domain-containing protein yields the protein MNILQTSMYIIKTFSRLKSAKYRPNLDLYVHSIYERTINLMLDGQLVALQIADSPVSPISIILPLDETGLDNLKIKTNSPVSIDGSNLLVGKTNFSFNHVYEVYNDTLYEHSSSSSLKDVVWQLIINSGKDGFSTLVKSQNTPDDIALSYAKKKFIDAESECDLMMSINPSDESIISDHLVKMCNSLSSLIGVGTGLTPSGDDFITGILSTFKALPQCFNHKMISHLCNSICSRRNNTNEISSTFIDCALRGQFSKAIIDLYGSVCSSNVNSSEIGQETKENLLNSFLDIGHTSGIDTLTGIYWSMANLSKI from the coding sequence ATGAATATATTGCAAACATCTATGTACATAATAAAAACTTTCAGTAGACTGAAATCAGCTAAATATAGACCAAACTTAGACTTGTACGTTCATTCAATATATGAACGTACTATAAACCTGATGCTAGATGGTCAGCTTGTAGCACTGCAAATTGCTGATTCTCCAGTTTCTCCTATAAGCATCATTTTGCCATTAGACGAGACGGGCCTAGATAATCTAAAAATTAAAACTAATAGTCCAGTATCGATAGATGGTTCAAATTTGTTAGTTGGAAAAACCAATTTTTCATTTAATCACGTATATGAAGTTTATAATGATACACTATATGAACATAGCTCCTCATCGTCATTAAAGGATGTAGTATGGCAGCTTATAATAAACTCAGGTAAAGACGGTTTTTCAACCCTTGTAAAGTCACAAAATACTCCAGATGACATTGCTCTTTCATATGCCAAGAAAAAATTCATTGATGCAGAGTCAGAGTGTGATCTCATGATGTCTATAAATCCATCTGACGAGTCTATTATATCCGATCATCTTGTTAAAATGTGTAATTCACTATCGAGTCTGATAGGCGTTGGTACTGGACTTACACCTAGTGGAGATGACTTTATAACAGGAATACTTTCGACATTCAAAGCCCTCCCACAATGCTTTAACCATAAAATGATTTCCCATCTATGTAACTCAATATGTAGCAGACGAAATAATACCAACGAAATAAGCAGCACATTCATTGACTGTGCATTAAGAGGTCAATTTAGTAAAGCAATCATAGATTTGTATGGTTCTGTATGTTCATCTAATGTTAATTCATCGGAAATCGGGCAAGAAACAAAGGAGAATTTACTAAATAGTTTTCTAGATATTGGACATACATCTGGCATAGATACATTAACTGGAATATATTGGAGCATGGCAAATCTTTCTAAAATTTAA